Proteins co-encoded in one Actinomadura luteofluorescens genomic window:
- a CDS encoding AAA family ATPase yields MTPPAEQSTVHDEEAGAGSGRAGEPAPDEAAASGETTGGEDASEKDTGGRDTAREKQTSKEGAGEDDAAAPEGEATDAEKAEAKPRRGRRRAPRAGATVNRGELVRTLTALREQLGAFDLLLDVPGVEQAREARDELRAQLVDYVLPRVQASGAPMLVVLGGSTGAGKSTLVNTLVGARVSATGVLRPTTSSPILVCHPDHVRWFMEGPMLPGMGRVRGPAPDAIAGDQLVVIASDVLPPGLALLDSPDFDSVFEDHYEFATKLMAAADLWLCVTTAARYADAQVWQMLQRAKENGATIGVVLSRVPQGAGAGGGEIVEHFAEMLDEHEVGDARRFTIPETRIEESRLPEETVEDIRDWLTGVAEDAEDREIVVSDTLAAVLDSFRTRVPELARQVEAQVERRTELAREVEAGYGTALAELDEATRNGSLLRGEVLARWQDFAGTGDLLRALHVQRSRRGRAANRRHRSPARVRALKAALRSGLESLIMASAEHGAEQAMARWREHPAGEQVLAGADAGLGHVSPELSRRVTRAVSAWQDHVQELIRTHGVTKRSVAKLVSFDTEAVSLVLMIGLLGYGTSDVAVEGGNSAVPQRLLKALFGAESLRGMGAKARADLRSRIGMLFDEEAIRFGQVLDSAGIPDETVPVQLYQATYNLEVAR; encoded by the coding sequence GTGACACCCCCCGCAGAGCAGAGCACGGTCCACGACGAGGAGGCCGGCGCCGGCTCGGGCCGGGCCGGCGAGCCCGCCCCCGACGAGGCCGCGGCGTCCGGCGAGACCACGGGCGGCGAGGACGCGTCCGAGAAGGACACGGGAGGCCGCGACACGGCACGCGAGAAGCAGACCTCGAAGGAGGGCGCGGGCGAGGACGACGCCGCCGCACCCGAGGGCGAGGCGACGGACGCCGAGAAGGCCGAGGCCAAGCCCAGGCGCGGGCGGCGGCGCGCCCCCAGGGCCGGCGCGACGGTCAACCGGGGCGAGCTGGTCCGCACCCTGACCGCGCTGCGCGAACAGCTCGGCGCGTTCGACCTCCTGCTGGACGTCCCCGGCGTCGAGCAGGCCCGCGAAGCCCGCGACGAACTGCGCGCCCAGCTCGTCGACTACGTCCTGCCGCGCGTCCAGGCCTCCGGCGCCCCCATGCTCGTGGTGCTCGGCGGCTCCACCGGCGCGGGCAAGTCCACCCTGGTCAACACGCTCGTCGGCGCCCGCGTCAGCGCGACCGGCGTGCTGCGCCCCACCACCAGCAGCCCGATCCTCGTCTGCCACCCCGACCACGTGCGGTGGTTCATGGAGGGGCCGATGCTGCCCGGCATGGGACGGGTCCGCGGCCCCGCGCCCGACGCCATCGCGGGCGACCAGCTGGTCGTCATCGCCAGCGACGTCCTGCCGCCCGGCCTCGCCCTGCTCGACAGCCCCGACTTCGACTCGGTCTTCGAGGACCACTACGAGTTCGCGACCAAGCTGATGGCCGCCGCCGACCTGTGGCTGTGCGTCACCACCGCCGCCCGGTACGCCGACGCCCAGGTCTGGCAGATGCTCCAGCGCGCCAAGGAGAACGGCGCCACGATCGGCGTCGTGCTGTCGCGCGTCCCGCAGGGCGCGGGCGCCGGCGGCGGCGAGATCGTCGAGCACTTCGCCGAGATGCTCGACGAGCACGAGGTCGGCGACGCGCGCCGCTTCACCATCCCCGAGACCCGGATCGAGGAGAGCCGCCTCCCCGAGGAGACCGTCGAGGACATCCGCGACTGGCTGACCGGCGTCGCCGAGGACGCCGAGGACCGCGAGATCGTCGTCAGCGACACCCTCGCCGCCGTCCTGGACAGCTTCCGCACCCGCGTCCCCGAGCTCGCCCGCCAGGTCGAGGCGCAGGTCGAGCGGCGCACCGAGCTCGCCAGGGAGGTCGAGGCCGGATACGGCACCGCCCTCGCCGAACTGGACGAGGCGACCCGCAACGGCTCGCTGCTGCGCGGCGAGGTGCTCGCCCGCTGGCAGGACTTCGCCGGCACCGGCGACCTGCTGCGCGCCCTGCACGTCCAGCGGTCCCGGCGCGGCCGCGCCGCGAACCGCCGGCACCGCAGCCCGGCCCGGGTGCGCGCCCTCAAGGCGGCGCTGCGCAGCGGGCTGGAATCGCTGATCATGGCGTCCGCCGAGCACGGCGCCGAGCAGGCCATGGCCCGCTGGCGCGAGCACCCGGCGGGCGAGCAGGTCCTCGCCGGCGCCGACGCCGGCCTCGGGCACGTCTCCCCGGAGCTGTCGCGCCGCGTCACCCGGGCCGTCAGCGCCTGGCAGGACCACGTCCAGGAGCTGATCCGCACCCACGGCGTCACCAAGCGCTCGGTCGCGAAGCTGGTCTCGTTCGACACCGAGGCGGTCTCGCTCGTCCTGATGATCGGCCTGCTCGGGTACGGGACGTCCGACGTGGCCGTGGAGGGCGGCAACAGCGCCGTGCCGCAGCGGCTGCTGAAGGCCCTGTTCGGCGCCGAGTCCCTGCGCGGCATGGGCGCCAAGGCCCGCGCCGACCTGCGCAGCCGCATCGGGATGCTGTTCGACGAGGAGGCCATCCGCTTCGGCCAGGTGCTCGACTCCGCCGGCATCCCCGACGAGACCGTTCCCGTCCAGCTGTACCAGGCCACCTACAACCTCGAGGTTGCCCGATGA
- a CDS encoding GTPase family protein, translated as MTTSAIPANSPAGTGETPLPAAPVPGAPAEPAGPPGLVERLDGLDRLVQAGLGRLDKPVLDDADALLRRAGQRLRLSGDHTVVTLAGGTGSGKSSLFNAICGLELSPTGMRRPMTSQAHACVWGLDGAGPLLDWLDVDKRHRYARASALDLERADATLQGLVLIDLPDHDSIQAMHRAEVDRFVTIADLLVWVVDPQKYADAALHRNYIVPFARHAGVTLIVLNQVDRLAPHEIDDCVADLRRLLEAEGLADPRIVTTSAVAEDGVHGFRDTLVDTVAARRARTERLSADVDRAAERFTGYRLDAEPPVTVDDGRKAELLQALTDAAGAPAVAEAMESAYELRAADFIGWPVTAMVTRLRSDPLRRMRLTELREELRNAFTGPIGAQQGDVDNALQSVAEGVTAELPPHWGRSVRTAARSHAAEIPEALGESLKDALPTFNVVPRWWWLVKTWQYFLVLVAALSVVWIGFLVAYGLLDLGGDDPDGLIGQAGLIPYVAVLVVCTLGMGWLTASACRNMVALSSAKHGEKMEHHMRQGIERVAREKVIVPIEEDLEVYARFRRDVDVALGRG; from the coding sequence ATGACCACCTCGGCCATCCCCGCGAACTCCCCCGCGGGAACCGGCGAGACCCCGCTCCCCGCCGCGCCCGTACCGGGCGCCCCCGCCGAGCCCGCCGGCCCGCCCGGGCTGGTCGAGCGGCTCGACGGGCTCGACCGGCTCGTCCAGGCGGGCCTCGGACGGCTCGACAAGCCCGTCCTCGACGACGCCGACGCGCTGCTGCGGCGCGCCGGGCAGCGGCTGCGGCTGTCGGGCGACCACACCGTGGTCACCCTGGCCGGAGGCACGGGCAGCGGCAAGTCCTCGCTGTTCAACGCGATCTGCGGGCTCGAACTGTCGCCGACCGGGATGCGCCGCCCGATGACGTCGCAGGCCCACGCCTGCGTCTGGGGGCTGGACGGCGCCGGCCCCCTCCTGGACTGGCTCGACGTCGACAAGCGCCACCGCTACGCCCGCGCCAGCGCCCTCGACCTGGAGCGCGCCGACGCCACCCTCCAGGGCCTCGTCCTGATCGATCTGCCCGACCACGACTCCATCCAGGCGATGCACCGCGCCGAGGTCGACCGGTTCGTCACCATCGCCGACCTGCTGGTCTGGGTCGTCGACCCGCAGAAGTACGCCGACGCGGCCCTGCACCGCAACTACATCGTCCCGTTCGCCCGGCACGCCGGCGTCACCCTGATAGTCCTCAACCAGGTCGACCGGCTCGCCCCGCACGAGATCGACGACTGCGTCGCCGACCTGCGCCGCCTGCTGGAGGCCGAGGGGCTCGCCGACCCGCGGATCGTCACCACCTCCGCGGTCGCCGAGGACGGCGTGCACGGCTTCCGCGACACCCTCGTCGACACCGTCGCCGCCCGCCGCGCCCGCACCGAGCGGCTGTCGGCCGACGTCGACCGCGCCGCCGAGCGGTTCACCGGCTACCGCCTCGACGCCGAGCCTCCCGTCACCGTCGACGACGGCCGCAAGGCCGAGCTCCTGCAGGCCCTCACCGACGCCGCGGGCGCGCCCGCCGTCGCCGAGGCCATGGAGAGCGCCTACGAGCTGCGCGCCGCCGACTTCATCGGCTGGCCCGTCACCGCCATGGTCACCCGGCTGCGGTCCGACCCGCTGCGCCGGATGCGCCTCACCGAGCTGCGCGAGGAGCTGCGCAACGCCTTCACCGGCCCGATCGGCGCCCAGCAGGGCGACGTCGACAACGCGCTCCAGAGTGTCGCCGAGGGCGTCACCGCCGAGCTCCCGCCGCACTGGGGCCGCTCCGTCCGCACCGCGGCCCGCTCCCACGCCGCCGAGATCCCGGAGGCCCTAGGCGAGTCCCTCAAGGACGCCCTGCCCACGTTCAACGTGGTGCCGCGCTGGTGGTGGCTCGTCAAGACCTGGCAGTACTTCCTGGTCCTGGTCGCGGCCCTCAGCGTCGTGTGGATCGGCTTCCTCGTCGCCTACGGCCTGCTCGACCTCGGCGGCGACGACCCGGACGGACTCATCGGCCAGGCGGGCCTGATCCCGTACGTCGCCGTCCTGGTCGTCTGCACGCTCGGAATGGGCTGGCTCACCGCGTCCGCGTGCCGCAACATGGTCGCGCTGTCGTCCGCCAAACACGGCGAGAAGATGGAGCACCACATGCGCCAGGGCATCGAGCGCGTCGCGCGCGAGAAGGTGATCGTCCCCATCGAGGAGGACCTGGAGGTCTACGCCCGGTTCCGCCGGGACGTCGACGTCGCCCTCGGCCGCGGCTGA
- the cobC gene encoding Rv2231c family pyridoxal phosphate-dependent protein CobC — protein MTGPAEVDLRHHGDTEVGDGLADFAVNVRTGTPPAWLADRIRASVDGLAAYPDPRPARRAVAARHGRTAGEVLLTAGAAEAFVLLARVLTPRRAVVVHPQFTEPEAALRAAGHEVERLILDKDFTLDPGAVPDGADLVVIGNPTNPTSVLHPAEAIAALAAPGRTVVVDEAFMDCVPGEPESLAARLPPGVVVIRSLTKTWGLAGLRAGYVLADPQLIGRLAEAQPLWAVSTPALAAVEACSTPEAVAEGEAWAVELAAERDRLAAELSARGLYVVPGARASFLCLSVPDALGIRALLRQRGYAVRRGDTFPGLGPDWLRIAVRDRPSNDRLLDVLGELGI, from the coding sequence GTGACCGGGCCCGCCGAGGTCGACCTGCGCCACCACGGCGACACCGAGGTCGGCGACGGCCTCGCCGACTTCGCCGTCAACGTCCGCACCGGCACGCCCCCCGCGTGGCTGGCCGACCGGATCCGCGCGTCCGTCGACGGCCTCGCCGCCTACCCCGACCCCCGCCCCGCCCGCAGGGCGGTCGCCGCGCGGCACGGCAGGACCGCCGGGGAGGTGCTCCTCACCGCCGGGGCGGCGGAGGCGTTCGTGCTGCTCGCGCGCGTGCTCACCCCGCGCCGGGCCGTGGTGGTGCACCCCCAGTTCACCGAGCCGGAGGCGGCGCTGCGTGCCGCCGGGCACGAGGTGGAGCGGCTGATCCTCGACAAGGACTTCACCCTCGACCCCGGCGCCGTCCCGGACGGCGCCGACCTCGTCGTGATCGGCAATCCGACCAACCCGACCTCGGTCCTGCACCCGGCCGAGGCGATCGCCGCGCTCGCCGCGCCCGGGCGGACGGTCGTGGTCGACGAGGCGTTCATGGACTGCGTCCCGGGCGAGCCGGAGAGCCTCGCCGCCCGGCTGCCCCCGGGAGTGGTCGTCATCCGCTCCCTGACCAAGACGTGGGGGCTCGCGGGGCTGCGCGCCGGATACGTCCTGGCCGACCCGCAGCTGATCGGGCGCCTGGCGGAGGCGCAGCCGCTGTGGGCGGTGTCCACGCCCGCGCTCGCCGCGGTCGAGGCCTGCTCCACCCCCGAGGCCGTCGCCGAAGGCGAAGCGTGGGCCGTCGAGCTCGCCGCCGAACGCGATCGGCTGGCCGCGGAGCTGTCGGCCAGGGGCCTGTACGTCGTGCCCGGGGCGCGCGCGTCGTTCCTGTGCCTGTCCGTGCCGGACGCCCTGGGTATCAGGGCCCTGCTGAGGCAGCGCGGCTACGCCGTCAGGCGCGGAGACACCTTCCCAGGGCTCGGCCCCGACTGGCTGCGGATCGCCGTGCGCGACCGTCCGTCCAACGACCGCCTGCTGGACGTGCTCGGCGAGCTGGGCATCTGA
- a CDS encoding precorrin-8X methylmutase: protein MTVRRPHPIEVRSYEVLRSRVDLSPMPPLWRAVAERVIHATADLEYAVDLVTTEESLAQGWAALRAGAPIVTDEGMAAAGISAREAVCHAADPAAARMARAAGITRSAAAVRLSYSEVGPGAVWVVGSAPEAIFEIVARRVSPALVIGMPVGFVGACEAKEALRASGLPQLSNVSEKGGSAVAAAAANALLYYEAERP from the coding sequence TTGACCGTCCGCCGGCCCCACCCGATCGAGGTGCGCTCGTATGAGGTCCTCCGGTCCCGCGTGGACCTGTCCCCGATGCCGCCGCTGTGGCGGGCGGTGGCCGAGCGGGTGATCCACGCCACCGCCGACCTGGAGTACGCGGTGGACCTGGTGACCACCGAGGAGTCGCTCGCCCAGGGCTGGGCCGCGCTGCGCGCCGGTGCGCCGATCGTCACCGACGAGGGCATGGCCGCCGCCGGGATCAGCGCCCGCGAGGCGGTCTGCCACGCCGCCGACCCGGCCGCCGCCCGGATGGCGCGCGCCGCGGGCATCACCCGGTCGGCCGCGGCCGTCCGGCTGTCGTACTCGGAGGTGGGGCCGGGCGCGGTCTGGGTGGTCGGCTCCGCACCCGAGGCGATCTTCGAGATCGTCGCCCGGCGGGTCAGCCCCGCCCTGGTGATCGGGATGCCGGTGGGCTTCGTCGGCGCCTGCGAGGCCAAGGAGGCCCTGCGCGCCAGCGGGCTGCCGCAGCTCAGCAACGTCTCGGAGAAGGGCGGGTCGGCGGTCGCCGCCGCGGCCGCCAACGCGCTGCTCTACTACGAGGCGGAACGGCCGTGA
- a CDS encoding ATP-binding protein — translation MKTTPADLTAETMADALAGGDPARGDGVPGWVWALPGGPGGAGYARRVLCGALASLGVPPDGAADARLMVSELATNAHQHAGEHGPHELWLYMGDGTAGEVRCAVFDTYAGAGLPVYSWTSGDCGRGLSIVHELSHGRWGLRRTLSRLGPPVRGKAVWFAVPGTIETPSD, via the coding sequence GTGAAGACCACGCCAGCTGATCTGACGGCGGAGACCATGGCCGACGCCCTGGCGGGCGGTGATCCAGCCCGGGGCGACGGCGTGCCCGGCTGGGTGTGGGCCCTGCCGGGCGGCCCCGGAGGCGCCGGGTACGCCCGCCGCGTCCTCTGCGGCGCCCTCGCCTCCCTCGGGGTGCCGCCGGACGGGGCGGCCGACGCCCGTCTCATGGTGAGCGAACTGGCCACCAACGCCCACCAGCACGCCGGAGAGCACGGCCCCCACGAACTGTGGCTCTACATGGGAGACGGGACGGCGGGCGAAGTACGGTGCGCCGTCTTCGACACCTACGCGGGAGCCGGACTGCCCGTGTACTCCTGGACGTCCGGCGACTGCGGGCGAGGGCTCAGCATCGTCCACGAACTGTCCCACGGACGCTGGGGCCTGCGGCGGACCCTCTCCCGCCTCGGGCCGCCCGTCCGGGGCAAGGCCGTCTGGTTCGCCGTACCCGGAACCATCGAGACGCCTTCCGACTAG
- a CDS encoding TetR/AcrR family transcriptional regulator: MSYQRLSPDERRAQILDVARRMFTELPYAEVSTAAIARETGVQRGLIHYYFGTKRELFLKVVQGLTATAAMQAPPPDEGLALPEAVELLVNLFLDTAERNATTWFAALDAEGFGQDPELLRIVNRFRDETVEHMLAVLGVAEPTETLRAVLRAYSGLADAATRQWLQEKTLDRDQVRTLLTRSLLALVSDIGPALEKPR; encoded by the coding sequence GTGAGCTACCAGCGCCTGTCCCCGGACGAGCGGCGCGCCCAGATCCTGGACGTCGCGCGGCGGATGTTCACCGAGCTGCCGTACGCCGAGGTGTCCACGGCCGCGATCGCGCGGGAGACCGGCGTGCAGCGCGGCCTGATCCACTACTACTTCGGGACGAAGCGGGAGCTGTTCCTCAAGGTCGTCCAGGGGCTGACCGCCACGGCCGCGATGCAGGCCCCGCCACCGGACGAGGGGCTGGCGCTGCCCGAGGCGGTCGAGCTGCTCGTCAACCTGTTCCTCGACACCGCCGAGCGCAACGCGACCACGTGGTTCGCCGCGCTCGACGCCGAGGGGTTCGGGCAGGACCCCGAACTCCTGCGCATCGTCAACCGGTTCCGGGACGAGACGGTCGAGCACATGCTGGCCGTGCTGGGCGTGGCCGAGCCCACCGAGACGCTGCGGGCCGTGCTGCGCGCCTACTCCGGGCTCGCGGACGCTGCGACGCGCCAGTGGCTCCAGGAGAAGACCCTCGACCGCGACCAGGTGCGCACGCTGCTCACCCGGTCGCTGCTCGCGCTGGTCAGCGACATCGGCCCCGCCCTGGAGAAGCCCCGGTAG
- the cbiE gene encoding precorrin-6y C5,15-methyltransferase (decarboxylating) subunit CbiE: protein MLTVVGRDGAPLSEGAEAALQSATLVIGAPGHLDGLSLASGARTVATTEFVEALEGVDVTKEDVVLVVDGDPGYFGVVRELLEKGHAPETFPATPLVARAFSQAGLPWDDALVVSAKGGHLRQAVNACRAHPKVAVLTEPGAGPSELARALFPVTPRSFVVCEDLGGPRERIVYVRPAEATTRPWNDPEVVLVLDNRHALGEASWVSGPVPGPAGWALPAEAFGDGPGPRPEVRAFVLAKLGPRVGDMVWDVESGDGSIGIECARFGAAVVAVDRDHSACARVRENVRLHGVKVAMASGDVRSSAEHLPEPDAVFLGRGGPEAVQVCAALRPSRIVVLATAAEAQAILDELDGHGFAADAVRLQAAPLTPRDEVAEPVIVVWGERGARTPGRPPRTSRPVETIPALPGVVEERS, encoded by the coding sequence ATGCTGACGGTAGTCGGCCGCGACGGGGCGCCCCTTTCGGAGGGGGCCGAGGCGGCTCTGCAGAGTGCCACGCTGGTCATAGGCGCCCCGGGCCATCTGGACGGGCTGTCCCTGGCATCGGGCGCCCGCACGGTCGCCACCACGGAATTCGTCGAGGCGCTGGAAGGCGTCGACGTCACCAAAGAGGACGTCGTACTCGTCGTGGACGGCGACCCCGGTTACTTCGGCGTCGTCCGCGAACTGCTCGAAAAAGGCCACGCGCCAGAGACGTTTCCCGCGACGCCCCTGGTGGCGCGTGCTTTCTCCCAGGCAGGCCTGCCCTGGGACGACGCTCTCGTCGTCTCCGCCAAGGGCGGGCACCTGAGGCAGGCCGTCAACGCGTGCCGCGCCCACCCGAAGGTGGCCGTCCTGACCGAGCCGGGCGCGGGACCGTCCGAGCTGGCGCGCGCGCTGTTCCCCGTGACGCCGCGCTCCTTCGTGGTCTGCGAAGACCTGGGCGGCCCCAGAGAGCGGATCGTCTACGTCCGCCCGGCGGAGGCGACCACGCGCCCCTGGAACGACCCCGAAGTCGTTCTCGTCCTTGACAACCGCCACGCGCTGGGAGAAGCGAGCTGGGTCTCCGGGCCCGTGCCCGGCCCCGCGGGATGGGCGCTCCCGGCGGAGGCCTTCGGCGACGGACCCGGCCCGCGCCCTGAGGTGCGCGCCTTCGTCCTGGCCAAGCTCGGCCCCAGGGTCGGCGACATGGTGTGGGACGTGGAGTCCGGCGACGGCTCGATCGGCATCGAGTGCGCCCGCTTCGGCGCGGCCGTCGTGGCCGTCGACCGCGACCATTCCGCCTGCGCGCGGGTCCGGGAGAACGTCCGCCTGCACGGCGTCAAGGTCGCGATGGCGTCCGGCGACGTCCGGTCCAGCGCCGAGCACCTCCCCGAGCCCGACGCCGTCTTCCTCGGCCGCGGCGGGCCGGAGGCCGTCCAGGTCTGCGCGGCGCTCCGGCCGTCCCGGATCGTCGTCCTCGCCACGGCCGCCGAGGCACAGGCCATACTGGACGAACTGGACGGGCACGGCTTCGCCGCCGACGCCGTCCGGCTCCAGGCCGCCCCGCTGACCCCGCGGGACGAGGTCGCCGAGCCCGTGATCGTCGTCTGGGGCGAACGCGGCGCCCGCACCCCGGGGCGGCCGCCCCGGACGAGCCGCCCCGTCGAGACCATCCCCGCGTTGCCCGGAGTTGTGGAGGAGCGCAGTTGA
- the cobA gene encoding uroporphyrinogen-III C-methyltransferase, with the protein MPPYLLGLRLGGRRVLVVGGGRVAQRRVPALLDAGAEVVLVSPSVTATLEGLAERGRITWHRRGYRRGDCAGAWLVQAVTDDAKVNGDVVAEADAARIWSVRADDAESSPAWTPASGHAGDATVGVLLGGDPRRAAGIRDAVVEGLRDGALESRHSRTKPAGVALVGGGPGDPGLITVRGRQLLAMADVVVTDRLAPGGLLDELAADVEVVDAAKIPYGRTVTQDRINEYLVEHARQGRFVVRLKGGDPFVFGRGGEEALYCARHGVPVTVVPGITSAVAVPSAAGIPVTHRGVAQEFHVVSAHVPPGHPDSTVDWEALARANGTIVLLMAVERMGLIAAALMRYGRSSGTPVAVVQDGTLPGQRALTATLGTVADEMAAADVRPPAIVVVGDVVNVAREIDMIRADLGRDP; encoded by the coding sequence GTGCCCCCGTACCTGCTAGGCCTGCGACTCGGCGGGCGACGCGTCCTCGTCGTCGGCGGGGGGCGGGTCGCCCAGCGCCGCGTGCCCGCCCTGCTGGACGCGGGCGCCGAGGTGGTCCTCGTGTCCCCCTCGGTCACCGCCACCCTGGAGGGGCTCGCCGAGCGCGGCCGGATCACCTGGCACCGGCGGGGCTACCGGCGCGGCGACTGCGCGGGCGCCTGGCTGGTGCAGGCCGTCACCGACGACGCCAAGGTCAACGGCGACGTGGTGGCGGAGGCCGACGCCGCGCGGATCTGGTCCGTCCGGGCCGACGACGCCGAGTCGTCCCCGGCCTGGACGCCCGCCAGCGGGCACGCGGGCGACGCGACCGTCGGGGTGCTGCTCGGCGGCGACCCGCGCCGCGCCGCCGGCATCCGCGACGCGGTGGTGGAGGGCCTGCGCGACGGTGCCCTGGAGTCCCGGCACTCCCGCACCAAGCCCGCGGGCGTCGCGCTCGTCGGCGGCGGGCCGGGCGACCCCGGCCTGATCACCGTGCGCGGCCGCCAGCTGCTCGCCATGGCCGACGTCGTCGTCACCGACCGGCTCGCCCCCGGCGGGCTGCTGGACGAGCTGGCCGCCGACGTCGAGGTCGTCGACGCCGCCAAGATCCCCTACGGCCGGACTGTCACCCAGGACCGCATCAACGAGTACCTGGTCGAGCACGCGCGGCAGGGCCGCTTCGTCGTCCGGCTCAAGGGCGGCGACCCGTTCGTGTTCGGGCGCGGCGGCGAGGAGGCCCTGTACTGCGCCCGCCACGGCGTCCCCGTCACGGTCGTCCCCGGCATCACCAGCGCGGTCGCCGTGCCGTCGGCCGCGGGCATCCCGGTCACCCACCGGGGCGTCGCGCAGGAGTTCCACGTCGTCTCCGCGCACGTCCCTCCCGGGCACCCCGACTCGACCGTCGACTGGGAGGCGCTGGCCCGCGCGAACGGCACGATCGTCCTGCTCATGGCGGTGGAGCGGATGGGGCTCATCGCGGCGGCCCTCATGCGCTATGGTCGGTCGTCCGGAACGCCGGTGGCCGTGGTGCAGGACGGCACCCTCCCCGGCCAGCGGGCGCTGACGGCGACGCTGGGCACGGTGGCCGACGAGATGGCCGCCGCAGATGTCCGGCCCCCGGCGATCGTGGTCGTGGGCGACGTGGTCAACGTGGCACGAGAGATCGACATGATTCGAGCGGACTTGGGACGGGATCCGTGA
- the cobT gene encoding nicotinate-nucleotide--dimethylbenzimidazole phosphoribosyltransferase — protein sequence MNLIEETVASIAPLDETAMRDARDLQARLTKPPGSLGVLEEVSVRLAGLAGQCPPPLPEPAAVAVFAADHGVHAQGVTPWPQEVTAQMVANFLAGGAVINAFAAQVGADVTVVDIGVAAELEEAPGLLRRKVAPGTADMTAGPAMTAEQVRRAVETGIEVARDLHGQGAPGGVGGRPPSNGQGARCLLTGDMGIANTTASAALIAAFTGLPPERVTGRGTGIDDATHARKVEVVRAALDRHGLLEGHDRAPMEVLAAVGGLEHAAIAGFVLGAAALRVPVVLDGVIAGAAALAAAALCPDALGACVAGHRSAEPGHGAAVESLRLRPLVDLELRLGEGTGALLALPLVQSAARVLHEVATFDSAGVSEKDAGRP from the coding sequence ATGAACCTCATCGAGGAGACCGTCGCCTCCATCGCCCCCCTGGACGAGACGGCCATGCGGGACGCCCGCGACCTCCAGGCCCGGCTCACCAAGCCGCCCGGGTCCCTCGGGGTCCTGGAAGAGGTGTCGGTCCGGCTCGCCGGGCTCGCCGGGCAGTGCCCGCCGCCGCTACCGGAACCCGCCGCCGTCGCCGTGTTCGCCGCCGACCACGGCGTCCACGCCCAGGGCGTCACCCCGTGGCCGCAGGAGGTCACGGCCCAGATGGTGGCCAACTTCCTGGCCGGCGGCGCCGTCATCAACGCGTTCGCCGCCCAGGTCGGCGCGGACGTCACGGTCGTCGACATCGGCGTCGCCGCCGAGCTGGAGGAGGCCCCCGGCCTGCTCCGCCGCAAGGTCGCGCCGGGCACCGCCGACATGACGGCCGGGCCCGCGATGACCGCCGAGCAGGTCCGGCGCGCCGTCGAGACGGGCATCGAGGTCGCCCGCGACCTCCACGGGCAGGGCGCTCCGGGGGGCGTGGGGGGCCGTCCCCCCTCGAACGGGCAGGGCGCCCGGTGCCTGCTCACCGGGGACATGGGGATCGCCAACACCACCGCGTCCGCCGCGCTGATCGCCGCCTTCACCGGCCTGCCGCCCGAGCGGGTCACCGGCCGGGGGACCGGCATCGACGACGCCACCCACGCCCGCAAGGTCGAGGTGGTGCGCGCCGCCCTCGACCGGCACGGGCTCCTCGAAGGGCACGACAGGGCGCCGATGGAGGTCCTCGCGGCGGTCGGCGGGCTGGAGCACGCCGCGATCGCCGGGTTCGTCCTCGGCGCGGCCGCCCTGCGCGTCCCCGTCGTCCTGGACGGCGTGATCGCCGGCGCCGCCGCCCTCGCGGCCGCCGCGCTGTGCCCGGACGCCCTCGGCGCGTGCGTCGCGGGGCACCGCTCGGCCGAGCCCGGCCACGGCGCCGCCGTCGAGTCCCTGCGCCTGCGGCCCCTGGTCGACCTCGAACTGCGGCTCGGCGAGGGGACCGGTGCCCTGCTGGCGTTGCCGCTGGTCCAGAGCGCGGCCCGGGTCCTGCACGAGGTCGCCACCTTCGACTCCGCCGGAGTGAGCGAGAAGGACGCCGGGCGGCCGTAA